In Vicia villosa cultivar HV-30 ecotype Madison, WI linkage group LG7, Vvil1.0, whole genome shotgun sequence, the DNA window tggtatattttttaatttatttatttgattggtctgataattattattaatacaatgattttttataaataaaattaatattaataattaaaattaaaattgtataaaTGAACCTATCAAAATTAGACATGTCAGGCAGGGTACTGGTACCCAATAAAATTGAATGGGTACTAAAGTGTTCACCTAACTTTTTTGTATTAGAGGGTAGGGGTGTACATGGGTTGGGTCAACCCACAAAATCCGGTCAAACCCACCcaaaaaaatccacaaaagtgGATTGGGTCGGGTAATTGGATGGATATGGGTTTCAAAACTAAAAAACCCATTAAAAAAATTGGGTTTCGGGTAAAACCCAACCCAAACCCAAAAGACCCATTGACCcactaatcaaatatttattattacaattttaataattttgatgaatATTAACTTAGAAGTTGTAATTTTAGTCTCTACACATTTACTATTTTAGTGAACCATGACTTTAACTAATTTTGAATGTTTCACTTTTTGGTTATTTTAATTCTAATACAATTTTATGTCATACAACTTTAATTTGTTGTTagtattttatgataatttttattagttaatattatcatttattattatataatgctAAAATATAGTAAAAATATATTATCAAATTTTTGTAAGAAGATATAAATTTTgagtaatttttatgaaaaaaatatgatgaCTCATCATTTAATGTTAATAAGCAAAGAAATTATTTGGACAACCCACTACCCAACCCAACCCAACCCAAAAATTAATGGGTTTGCCCAAACCGACCCATTGTTGTAACGGGTGGTTAATTTACCTCACCCAAACCGGTGTGTCTAATATGGGTTGGGTCTTGGGTTTGGCCAAACCCAATCCAAACCGGCCCATGTACACCCCTATTAGAGGGATGCTATCCTGTATCTACACTACACCCAATCAAATACAAATGCCCATGTGTTTCTTTGTATTGCCTAGAAATTCATGGTCCCACTTTCACTATATTGCCTAGAAATTCATGGATTTGGATCCAATTTCGAAATTCATATCTTCGTGAGGGTCCCACTTTCACGAAAGAGACCTTCGTTTTTTGTTCATATTTATTAGTAACATTCAAAGTTTGAAACAACACAAATTTTCTTTCATTCAGTAACTAGCTAGCTCTGAAACACTCATGGCATCAGTTATTCCTCCTCCATCTTTTACACCAAAAATCCCTCAACAAAACCACGACGTTTTCCTCAGTTTCAGAGGCATGGACACTCGCTACACTTTCACGAGCCATCTGTATGCCGCGTTAACAAGATTCCGAATCAAAACTTACATCGACAACGAGCTTGAAAGAGGTGATGAAATATCACCTTCACTTCTCAAGGCAATTAATCATGCAAAGTTATCGATAATTGTTTTCTCAGAAAACTATGCTTCTTCTAGATGGTGTTTGGAAGAGCTTGTGAGTATACTGAAATGCAAGAATAACGATGGTCAAATTTTAGTACCGATTTTCTACCATGTTAACCCAACAAATATAAGGAATCAGACGGAAAGCTGTGGAGTTGCTTTGGCTGAGCATGAAAAACGTACGGACATGGATAAGGTTCAAGCATGGCGGCTAGCTTTGACAGAAGCTGCTAATATCTCTGGATGGGTTTGCTTTGGCAAAaggtaatatttatattaatattaaccTAATCACAAATTCCTTGATGTGAACCTAATCTAAATTTCAATCTTTAAATTCTTAAATTGGTCTCGCACACAAACAAACTATCTTAAATTTTTTGTTACTGTATAGTTTAGACATCAAATTTTAGATTTTGTGCGTATCTGGCATTGCAAGATGACTCTCTTCTGGAAAAACGAACAGGAACGAGTCTAAACTAGTGGAGCAAATTGCAATGGACATATTACAAAAGCTGGTCATGATAACTTGCCGGGAATTAGACAGACACATCAACACATACAAGCAAATCGCAAAACAAAAACTCAAGAAATCCCTCAGAACAGGGAATCTCGCGGACATGGAAGAATTGATTACACCATTATACAAACTTGCAGAGTTCAAATTGAAGAAagcattcttaaaaaaaaaaattaaaattttgaagaaagaaTCAAGTTCAAATGGTTCAAGTGTTTGGGTGATGTTTTGGGTACGTATGAACGTATCTTGCAGGGAGATCTGAGAACATCCATCCACGATAAGGCGGAATTATACTTTTTACACTGTCGCTGAATTTTAATTTCATTAAATCCTTAATATACAGTGAAGTATTTTTTTTGTctttataaattaaaaacttTTAAGTTTACTTTCTTTTTTAATAATGTTATTACCATTTTAATCATTAATAAATTGACCGTTAATAAAAATTCCATTCTGACATCAAAATATTGGTTATAATGTAAACAAAAATGTTaatattaattagtttatttttaatgtattttataatttattcatGGAAATATAGGTTCTCTTGCCGTGTCAGGAACGTTGGATAAATATTTAGTGTTTAAGACAAATACTTATCGTATGGCAGATttatttgttgttgatttttgtgaattttttttttgaataaccatatttttaaaaaaaattccaaaaataattaggttttcaaaaaaattacacaaatgtcACTTTTCAGCAAAATattacacgttgtcgccagggggggtggcgacaacaatgGGCTAGAGGTGTActcgccaggcccactggcgcctatgtgtattttttaggtgttgtcgccacaccccccccccccccccccggcgacaacacccccccttattttttattttttttattttttgtaattttttttctttaacataatttctcttaaatttttttcagtatttttttttaataactacaattttttaatattttttttagtatttttttttttaaaacaatttttcaataatttttttatattgttttttttatctatcttgttaaaattatttttggaagttggtggtggattcattattttgaaagttggacattcgttaaaataattatatattaaaatacaataacgatacattgacgatacaaatacattaaaattaaagacatttcaaaatacattaacgatacaaatacattataattaaaaacattacaaaatacattcacgatacaaataaaaatcttattgcgcgccacgtggaccatggtacgatccacaTTGAGGTTGCCGAATGGGTCGTGTAGACGGGTCACGAGTTGGTAATGCCCCCTATTTCCGCgacgacgcccccctctatttggttcgtcttgtgccatagtcgacggtccctgaatgaaacctgggtcttcaacatcttgacctatagaattccctccataggataggcgggtgcccgcggcgctgtcgaagctgtgtctaggcgggttaaaatttctcctagtgggtgcggcctggaagttttggaagttggtggtggattcggtttggttaaaatacaatggttgtggcggtgtgttgaggtcaaattgttggctggggtactgtgatgtgtgttggtcgaatgtggtgtattgcgggtattcttcttctatgcccatgtcgggggtcattggtggtgatcttgaagagccccccgcatggaattcctggaaatgtgatctagaagagctccctgcatggaattcttgattttgtggttgagtttgggatggaaaaaactggtggagttgttgggaatgttgttggtaaaaaggtgtttgtggttgcattggttgttggtggtaactttgttgttgttgttgttgttggtgttgttgtgggtaatgttgttgttggtaatttggtggtggttgttgttgttgttggtaatttggtggcggtggttgttgttgttgttggtggtaatttggtggtggttgttgttgtcctc includes these proteins:
- the LOC131617121 gene encoding disease resistance protein RPV1-like; translated protein: MASVIPPPSFTPKIPQQNHDVFLSFRGMDTRYTFTSHLYAALTRFRIKTYIDNELERGDEISPSLLKAINHAKLSIIVFSENYASSRWCLEELVSILKCKNNDGQILVPIFYHVNPTNIRNQTESCGVALAEHEKRTDMDKVQAWRLALTEAANISGWVCFGKRNESKLVEQIAMDILQKLVMITCRELDRHINTYKQIAKQKLKKSLRTGNLADMEELITPLYKLAEFKLKKAFLKKKIKILKKESSSNGSSVWVMFWVRMNVSCREI